tccgGACTGTGGGGGGAGCTCTGTATTaatgtcacggagtgtgggggagtccaggccctgcacccctcttcctgggattcactgagactctctgCCAGCCAGTAACATgcaaggtttattggacaacaggaacacagtccaaaacagggGTTGTGGggacaaccaggacccctcagtcaagtccttctgggtcaacagggagcttagaccccagccctggggttccctgcgttcctccacccagccccaaactgaaactaaacccccccagcaagCTCCCTTCTGCAGCTTCTGTTCACATTCtcgggcagaggtgtcacctcccactccccctcctggctcaggtcacaggctctcaggtctcccatccccagtgcacattcccaggtcaacacctccctctctcttctgcgtcacatcgtcacacatGTGTTGCCCTTGGTCGGTGGAGATGGGGCGTTGACCCCCGGCAGGCACAGTCAGGGTCAAGAGGTTGTGTCAGTtttattacggtagcacctagaaACTCTATTCAcccaaaatgacttgcccaaattgTGGGAGTTGTGAGAAGAACTCAGCGCTCTACAGTGCAAGGTACCATCAGCAAGGATACTGGACGGTAGCACACTTTTTTTCTCCCCAGCATTCTTCTCAAGGCCGCCTGCACCTCTTTGCTCCTCAGGCTGTAGATAACGGAGTTCAGCACAGGCATGAGGACAATGTACACCAGGCCGAATGGCCTGTCTCTGCCCCCTCCATAACTTGACTTGGGTCAGAAATTGATAACACTCACCGATCCATAGAATACAGTCACCACCACGAGGTGTgaggagcaggtggagaaggctttgcgcCTTCCCTCAGCAGAAGACATCTTGAGGATGATGTGGGCATAAGACACAAGGATCAGCAGGCCAGGGGCCATGACCACCAACATGACCACCACAAATATCTCCACCTTGTTCAGGTAGATGTCGGCGCAGGCCAGCTTCAGAAGAGGGGGGATGTAGCACAAGAAGTGGTGAATCTCAAATCACTAACATCTGGGTCAGAGGAGCAATGGGTCAGAGGAGACTTAAGtgtataaaataattaatggtcTAGAGGCGGTAGATTAGGCCCTTCtgctctccctgtctcataacacaagaacaaggggactgTGACCCAGGAACCCCTTTGGTGCCAAGTGGCAGAGAGCAAAGGATCAGGGGGATAGGGTTTTTACAGGGATCCATTGGGTTGGATATCTGCATAATACCAAAGGGTGACATGTGAGATTACGAAGAGCCAGCtgcccactggtcatcataatcactgcaaaatgtatgtacggataatatttaaggcgttatgtatcTATACTAGGCAAAGAAAAACACTAAATCCTTCAGTTGGGAGGCAACTGACAGTGTATTTGCTTCAGGAAACCTGGGTCATGGCCAAGGCTAGCTGTAATGCTCTGCAAGCATTTTGGGGTGAGCAATATTCTGCAAGACGTGAGAGTCTCTTGTTAATCAAGTCTGGGCTCCAGAACGCAgggtatgattttgttttatatgtaaccatttgttcccAATACTTTTACTTGCTGCTACTTGACTCTCTGTGGTTTGGTAAATAACGTCAGACTTCTTTTGACTGTAACCATTTCTTAGTGCTGTGTGTCAAGCAGAGCCATGATCTGAGGTGGACCTGGCTCAGGTGTTGGAGTGAGCCTGTCGCTAACCTGTACAGTAACAGCGGGGCCTGCAGAGGCCTAGAAGGGAGTGCTTGTGTCACCCATGACCAGTGGATTTGGGGAGCTGACCCCCGGCAGGCACAGACTTGGCTTCcccatgctaagggcaggtggcagTGGGTGCCGCACAACCCCAGGCACCCACGAGAAACGTCACAGGGACatacaataaaattaaaagatgGCAAATTCTGAACCAATAAATACCTTTTCCCACGACGTGTGATTAGACTGTAGTCATGAAAGCGGGATTGAAAATTTGTATGGCTAACAAGAATAGCCAGAGTTATCATATGTAATGATGATAATTCCTATTACTCTAAGCAGCAGGTTGTTTTTCTCTAGGGATCAGACAGAGACTCTCAGCTATTCTGCTGCAAAAACAAGACAACCCTGAGTAGAGACTGAGGACATTAGGGTTGAAACTGCCCCACACACAATGTGTATCCCCATGTCGGGTAAAGACTGCGTATCATTACCCCTTTTTGACCAGAGTGACTAGGCAAAGTTTGGAGCCATGGGGATGTCCCcgttggaagtagaaattgatggagtctggtattttctttgatctCATTTATtgacaaggaatgtacaaagtccaaCTTCTCTGAATGCAtgaggaaccaagaacaaaaagaGCAGCTTCTTTGCTTACTGCCCCAAGTCTCGTTAGCCACCTCATTAGATCCAAACACTCACTTTTTCTAAGCTCGCACTGGGCTACTGcttggcttttttcccctctgtctctctctctctctcagcaaagCCCTTCTGCCGACTCAGTCCAAATTCATGGGCAGGTTCACACACCTCTTTATCTTAGGCGGGGGGAAGGGGCTTCTGATTAACTCATCCTGACAGTTATGTGACTAGAAGGGTGTGTTCACACATCAGttagaatacatttttttaactcAACCATAACAAGGTTTTgtccagctcctgctgctgtaGCAAAGAGGTTGTGTCAACAAAAATCATTCacatcatttattttattttgatagccaTTAATCTGTTTAGGGTCTGATGCACAGGGtcttagggaatgtctacactgcaaagtaagCCCAAACTCAGACTCAGGCTCGAGGATTTCACTCTGACAAACGCACATTCAACCGCCATTCTACACCTACTGAGAAtgtaattaaaccttcttttgccagggcctctgTGATCAGGATACTGTTTCATAAGCCCAGGCAAAAGAGGGTACATGGGATCCTCTAGAATAACCATGGGAATAGTAACTCCATTTATGACATTGTCATCTGGAATAGTGTTTCGGCCTGTCCATGAAGGTAGACGCCTGGCTGGCGGAAAAccctggcatcatgaacttttccTGTGCAGCCCACGTTGGCGTCCATAAATTGGCTTCTGTGGTCCCCAGGGGCCTGCATACCCATGGAGTAGTACCCTTTGCAGTGTATGTACTCctgctccttgaggagggcaaGCAATGGGCTCATGAGTCCCATCAGTGGCCCCAGTGCAGTggggaaaccccattctctccaAGCCAGCAGCTACTTTGGGGATATTGTTTATGCCCCCACCTTTGGATAAACCACACacctgattgcctcagaaacctcgGCCACCACTTTACCTTCCAGTCAACTTTCCAAtcccaaactggttagcaacggACCTGTAGGACTCTGGGGCATAGAAACTCACTTTTGAACAGGAATAGCTTCCTTCACGTATATGTCATGGTGCTGAAGGGTCTGGGCTAGCTGCTCACAAGGCTCCAGAAATCTAGCTTTCTTTGTGAGCAAGTTCTAGTCATCCCAGATCCGCATGACTATGGGGTCCCACTggtctgtgcttgtggccctgctccagaagcgcCGGTCTACACAGGGGGCATTAGCAGCTCTCCCGAGAGCCGTGAGCACCATCAGCCAGTTTGAGTCTGACAGGTCTGTTtcaccccccctcctcctccgaCAGGTGCCTTCTTCAGCAGGTCAGAAAATGCCCCCGAAACGTCCACCAGCACTTCATGGACTCTCTGCCCGTTTCCTGAAACAGGAGTGAAAGCACAAGCAAGACAAGTGCTTCAAACGCTGACTCCTCCCTGTTGCTGGCTCCAGCCGTCGGGCACGTGTAGACTCAAAAGACAACTCGGCCGGATGCCTTGGCAGGATGCAACAGCTTCCGGTAAAGTGCCACGGGATGGACAGCCAAGTTTTCCCACAGGGCATCACAAAGGGCTAGAACGGctactgctggggagggtgctAGGAAACCTGGCACAGGCTGGTTTGACTTAGGTTTGCGTAGTGCAACACAGATGCCTGAGCACTGGCATGAGGCCCGGGTCCAGAAATTCTAAACCTAAGCTTAATATGCAGTGTGGACGCTCAAGCCCAGGTTTACACCCACTGAGCCAACGGGTTCAAGTCCCGCAGACCctaggcttacattgcagtataGGCACATCCTTATGCCCCTTCTACCCATTGCAAGATGGCATATAGTACAAGAGTGGGAAGTCCAGTACAATCTTCCCAGATATAAACTTATGGAGCTTTTGGGAATCTAGGAGatcaaggagagagaaaatatttgaaCCAGCTAATTCCACCCACAGGGATCTGAGGCCAGTGCCAAGTAAAACATGGCATTTTCCCAACTCAGAGAGAGCAGAGAAATAGATGAAACACGTATCGGAAATCTCAAATGTCGCCATGTGGAGTATAGAGTGCAAGACAGTTAAGGTTTCCAATTAAGGCAGTAGCAAGTTTCAGCTTTAGCCATGAATGGGAATGTCATTATCACAAAATGTAGTATGTCCTCACATTCCCCAAAGCAGTTCACATTGGCATGAGCTAGGGCCCTACTCGATGTAAACTTTTCTTACTCATTGAGCCACATAGATTCCTTCACAGATCAGTGACTCCATCTGAATTCATTTGAGCAACATatattaactggtttcagagtaacagccatgttagtctgtattcgcgaaaagaaaaggagtacttgtggcaacttagagactaaccaatttatttgagcatgagctttagtgagctacagctcacttcatcggatattaACTTCATCATATCACTTCATCATATTAACTGATGACTTTTCTCAGGGCCTCCTTCACCTCTTTGTTTcgcaggctgtagatgagggggttgaCCAGGGGAGTCAGGACTGTGTAGAAGACAGAGAACACTTTGTTCAGGGCTACCGGTGTATTGGTTTTTGGTAGCAGATACACAGTCATTAGGCTCCCATAGAAAACTGTAACCAcaatgaggtgagaggagcaggtggaaaaggccttttgcctcccggtggtggaagggattctcaggatAGTAGCAATGATACAAACATAGGATGTCACAGTTAATAGAAATGGGCAAGGCGAGTCGAGGGAGGTGAGTATGAAACTAACCAGTGTGATCGTGTTCGTGTCACTGCAGGAGAATTTTAGCATTGGagaaaaatcacaaaagaaatggtCAATTTCACTGGGGCCACAGAATGTTAATTGTGACATAAAACACATCATTATTACACAAGTTAGGAATCCGCTTATCCAAGACCCCCCTACTAGCTGGAGGCACAACCTGCTGTTCATCAGGGCTGCATAATGCAGGGGTTTGCATATCGCTAAATATCGATCATAAGACATTGCTGCTAGGAGATAGCATTCTGTAGCTGCCAAAAAACCAAAGCAATACAACTGTGCAAAACAGCCACTGACAGAAATGGTTCTGTCTCCAGTCAGGAGGCTGGCCAGCATCCTAGGCAGGATGGCGGAGGTGTAGCAGGTCTCCAGgcaggacaagttccccaggaagaagtacatgggggtgtgaaggtgctgatcagCCACAACTAGCGCAATGATGAGGATGTTCCCAGACATGGTCACAATGTAGATCACTAGAAAAACTAGGAAGAGAAGGATCTGCAGTTCAGGGAGATCCCCAAACCCCAGGAGGATGAATTCTGTGATGACCGTTCGATTGTCCTCTTCTGCTTTCTCTATGAGGTGCATCTAGGTACAAATAAAAATACTAAAACTCAGAGGTGggactttcaaaggcacaaacaTCCCATCAACTTAAGCAAGGGCAGAAGGACAGATATCCAGaggcatttaggcacccaaagttgCAGATAGacgcctagtgggattttcaacagtATTTAGGCAAcctagatttttaaagctatttagttGCTGCGGCACTCAGCATCACAATGCCCAAGCCTAACTCACTTTTtcccagatttaggcaccaagGAGTTTTCATTCTATTGACAGCcaatgggatttagactcctCCATGCCTatatcccttttgaaaatggaatttaggctcctCAATCAGTTAGGCATTGTTGCAACACTGAGCTCAGCAACCCCAAATAGCttaaaaaatctgggcctgagggctttgctgaatcaggacatTAATTCAAGCTAAGCAGAGCCTCGAAGGATCTGCTGTTCCTCAAAGGATGGTAGCCACTGGGAAGTTTTAGACCACACTAAAAAGGTCAGCAGAGCTAAGAGTGAGTAAAGGAATTGCTTTAACAATAACGATCTTGCAGCCTTTCCTCACATGAATAAATCCACGAggtctaattctgatctcacaaaCTGTTTTTTTGCAATATTAATTTCTGCTAGAGATCCTCCCATTTTACAGCTTCCcaggtgagatcagaatcaggagcTGTAAATTCCGTGTACATGTACATCCTACAtgctatgtattttatttttaaataacggACTGGCTGCACTGaatatatattaattattattattattttaatgggaattgggggTCCAAATTCCTTAAGTGGGATAGACAGAGGAGTAGGTGTGGTTGATCTACTTTGTAATCTGGAAGAACACTGCAAAGAGATGATGCAGTGCTCAATGCCTCCCGACAGCTCTTGAGAGCTCTCAGCTGACACTCCGGTCAGTGGAGGAAAGGCTCTGCTGAAGACAACCAGCAGCTACAGGGTCAGGAACATGCACAGAACTTCCACTTTATGGGAAATCCAGAAGGACATTTTGAAAACAACTGAGGAAAGGAGTGAGAATCCATGTGAAAGAGGTGAGTTGTCAGGGAGACAGAAAGGCATGCAAGCCCTGTCTtaaggggtgggggatgggagatAAAAGCTATGAGAATTGCCCTGGGTACTGTTATGCTCACAGCATACAAACAGGGAAGTTAGATTAATACATCAAATACTCtctctggaaggttgcaatggaACATGACTTTATTGCATAAAATCCAGAACCCTAATGCACAAGAACCAAAACctgagagagaaaaagcaggctgctccctatgGCAGAGAGACCCAACTCACCCAACATtgctctaggctggctctttCCAGACTGACTGCTGAAAGACACTGATctcatgcttccctacagagccccctggTTTGAAAGCAGGACCAGGAGAACCCTTGAGAGTTTAAAGTGAGAGCAtataattttaacacagttttcaatacaccacagatGCCATAGAAACAGAGGGAAAGATacaggcaaagagagagagagaccgacagacacagagagacacatgcagacagacagagagacatcAGACAAATAGAGGGAGATGTGTGAAACACCCCTATTTAACATTAGAGATGACGGATTATTTTTCCTTCACAGAAATGTTtgactttttgtgaaaaaaattgacaatcaaaatgttgtggctgaaaactgaaaattttccacCAGAAGCTGAAAGCTTTTGATTTTTgaccaaatatttttcagtttttggctgaaaagttTTTGGGGtttggccaattttttttttaaatgaaaacatgcCATTTTCcagggaaagcagacacttttcatgaaaaattctcatttaatttgaaaacccaattttccataacaaacaaacaaaacagttttgaGAAGAAATTTTCCAGAAGCTCTATTTATCATAAGAAATGTAACACATCTGAAGAGGCAATATAAAAAAACCCCTCTGCATTCCAATGTTAGAGAAATAAAGAGACAAATTAGTAATACACTAGATCAGTAATGTACCACTGTAACCAATTTCACTCAAATGATCACTGAAACACCAAGTCAGCTGAAATGTGTCCAAGTTATCAGTTaaccaaggccttgtctacactatgaaattaggtggAATTTCTcaaagtcggttttgtagaaggCGTTTTTATACAGGcgactgtgtgtgtccccacacaaatgctctaagtgcatgtagtcggcggagtgtgtccacagtccCGAGGCAATTAGAGAAGGTGTATCAAGCCACAGTCTGGCCATGAGCCACCTGAGCACAAGAATTGATTTTCCTTATGGAATTACAGAGCAGCTGATttcgcacagacacacccctggaactgcGACCTgagatattctatctactacccaagatccataaacctggaaatcctgggtgtcccatcatctcaggcgttggcaccctgacagcaggattgtctggctatgtagactccctcctcaggccctatgctaccagcactcccagctacctttgagacaccactgacttcctgaggaaactacaatccatcggtgatcttcctgaaaacaccatcctggccactatggatgtagaagccctctacaccaacattccacacaaagatggactacaagccatcaagaacactatctccaataatgtcacggctaacctggcggctgaactttgtgactttgtccttacccataactattttacatttggggacaatatataccttcaaatcagcagcactgctatgggtacccgcatggccccacagtatgccaacatttttatggctgagttagaacaacgcttcctcagctctcttccccaatgcccctactttacttgcgctatattgatgacatcttcatcatctggacccatggaaaagaagcccttgaggaattccaccatgatttcaacaatttccatcccaccatcaacctcagcctggtccagtccacacaagagatccacttcctggacactacagtgctaataaacgatggccacataaacaccaccctataccggaaacctactgaccgctattcctacctacatgcctccagctttcaccctgaccacaccacatgatccactgtctacagccaagctctgcgatacaacagcatttgctccaacccctcagacagagacaaacacctccaagatcgctatcaagcattcttacaattacagtagccacctgctgaagtgaagaaacagactgatagagccagaagagttcccagaagtcacctactacaggacaggcctaacaaagaaaataacagaacgccactagccatcaccttcagcccccatctaaaacctctccaacgcattatcaaggatttacaacctatcctgaaggacgacccatcactctcacagatcttgggagacaagccagtccttgcctacagacagccccccaacctgaagcgaatattcaccagcaaccacatgccacacaccagaaccactaacccaggaacctatccttgcaacaaagcccgttgccaactgtgcccacatatctatt
This genomic interval from Lepidochelys kempii isolate rLepKem1 unplaced genomic scaffold, rLepKem1.hap2 scaffold_54, whole genome shotgun sequence contains the following:
- the LOC140904642 gene encoding olfactory receptor 2AP1-like encodes the protein MHLIEKAEEDNRTVITEFILLGFGDLPELQILLFLVFLVIYIVTMSGNILIIALVVADQHLHTPMYFFLGNLSCLETCYTSAILPRMLASLLTGDRTISVSGCFAQLYCFGFLAATECYLLAAMSYDRYLAICKPLHYAALMNSRLCLQLVGGSWISGFLTCVIMMCFMSQLTFCGPSEIDHFFCDFSPMLKFSCSDTNTITLVSFILTSLDSPCPFLLTVTSYVCIIATILRIPSTTGRQKAFSTCSSHLIVVTVFYGSLMTVYLLPKTNTPVALNKVFSVFYTVLTPLVNPLIYSLRNKEVKEALRKVIS